Proteins from a genomic interval of Capsicum annuum cultivar UCD-10X-F1 chromosome 4, UCD10Xv1.1, whole genome shotgun sequence:
- the LOC107869227 gene encoding probable LRR receptor-like serine/threonine-protein kinase At3g47570 codes for MSVQEYTLKFNQLDRYATELTGNIRAQMRNFASSLSDDLTLECQGVMLNRAMNFARMLVYIQQVEEKKKKINESREKDRQVKRSRTVDQNPSQQQSVVFVPLTFVLLWIRYRRGKSAPQQADSLSTVARERISYYELLRATNVLSESNLIGSGSFGSVYKGILRSGTFIAVKVFNLQLDVVFKSFYMECEVLRSLRHRNLVKVITSCSNLDFKALVLEYMPNGSLEKYLYSHNYFLDIRKRLSILIDVACAFEYLHHGCSSPVIHCDLKPSNVLLDELESVLHLLNNCLTIEYRLNGLVSTKCDVYNYGIMLLEKFAGRNPNEFEGDLSLKQWVSYSLPKAVMDVVDANLVTAIGKGLQKEQHVVASILKVALDCCAESPARRTNMKDIVAMLQKIKIQLLAC; via the exons atgagtgtccaggagtacactctgaagtttaACCAACTGGATCGTTATGCAACAGAATTAACAGGTAATATAAGAGCCCAGATGAGAAATTTTGCCTCTAGCCTTTCAGATGATCTAACGCTTGAATGTCAAGGGGTGATGCTAAATAGGGCTATGAACTTTGCTAGGATGTTAGTCTACATCCAGCAggtagaggaaaagaaaaagaaaatcaatgaatctagagagaaggacaggCAGGTGAAGAGATCCAGAACAGTGGATCAGAACCCCAGTCAGCAGCAGAGCG TTGTATTTGTTCCTTTGACCTTTGTGCTCCTATGGATAAGGTATAGAAGAGGTAAAAGTGCTCCTCAGCAAGCTGATTCATTGTCTACCGTAGCAAGAGAAAGGATTTCATACTATGAACTTCTCCGAGCAACTAATGTGCTTAGTGAGAGTAATCTGATTGGTTCCGGAAGTTTTGGCTCAGTTTACAAAGGCATTCTCAGAAGTGGAACTTTCATTGCAGTTAAAGTGTTCAACCTGCAACTGGATGTGGTATTCAAGAGTTTTTATATGGAATGTGAAGTTTTGCGTAGCCTTCGCCATAGGAATCTTGTAAAAGTCATTACTAGTTGTTCTAATCTTGATTTCAAGGCTTTAGTTCTCGAGTATATGCCTAATGGGAGCcttgaaaaatatttgtattCGCACAATTACTTCCTCGACATCAGGAAGAGACTAAGCATATTGATAGATGTGGCATGTGCTTTTGAATATCTTCACCATGGATGCTCGTCACCTGTGATCCACTGTGATCTGAAGCCTAGTAACGTCTTGCTGGATGAG CTAGAAAGTGTATTGCATCTTTTAAATAATTGTTTGACTATAGAGTATAGACTGAATGGACTAGTGTCAACAAAGTGTGACGTATACAATTACGGGATCATGTTGCTGGAAAAGTTTGCTGGGAGAAATCCTAATGAGTTTGAGGGAGATCTTAGCTTGAAACAATGGGTGAGTTATTCACTCCCAAAGGCGGTAATGGATGTTGTAGATGCCAACTTGGTAACAGCAATAGGTAAAGGCTTACAGAAGGAGCAACATGTTGTGGCATCAATCCTCAAAGTAGCATTAGATTGTTGTGCTGAATCTCCGGCAAGAAGGACTAACATGAAAGATATTGTAGCGATGCTGCAGAAgatcaagattcaacttcttgCATGTTGA